The Daphnia magna isolate NIES linkage group LG3, ASM2063170v1.1, whole genome shotgun sequence genomic interval TTGAATTTCGATCGACATGCGTTCACAGAGAAATGCTGGCACTTCCGGCGGAATGTAAACGCTGAACTTGTGACCGCCCGTGGCATTTTTTGCTCTTCCACTATTATGTCCCGCTGTTTTCCCCATCTTGGAACGTCGTGATGAAGATCCAGTTTGATTCCATTCGCTCTCGAAGATTTCGACGCGAAGTTCTTCGATTCCGCCCAGCACGGATGCGCTTCCGCTGAGAGAGAGGACGTCGGAAAGCGTGCGTTTGCTTTCCAGGCCGACGCTGGCAAAAAGGGAGACGAAGATGGCCCTTGTGTCTACTAACAAATTGAACTGCTGATGAGGCTGCTGTTGCTTCTGGTCGGACGACTGCTGTGATTGTTGCTGTTGAGGCTGAAGTTCTGTTGGTGTCGGTTTAGCCTGATCTGGTTTAACGGCACTTCTCTGTTGCCTGGCTAGCCAGTTGTAGAGATCAAACTCTTCCTTCGATTCTTTTTTATCGGTTTTGCGCAACGGAGCTGTTGCGTCTTCTTCGTCATTTTCCTCTTCGGCACTGGACGCtgaaattgttttcaattcgTAGCTGCCACCGAAACCAGACGGATGTGTTCCCCCTGTCAATTTGCGACGAAGGGCTGAGATTTTCGGTGGAGATGACGGTTGCGAAGTCGAATTCCTACCCAGAAGAGGTAGACTGGATTCGTTGAGGTCAGCTGGACTGAGAACAAGACTGGATTCATCCGACGATATCCACGAGCTTTCGGCTTCGTTGTGGCCTGCCAACAAACGCTCATCTTCGTCGCCAAGGTCTGCAGACGGAGGGCCACTTCTCATCGATGCCAAATGAAGACGACCCGGATCTCTGCCCATTGCCATAAAATGGCTGTTGATCGGAACGCTGAGATTCGCTGGAGTCTTCTGGGCGCTGTTCTTGTGTAGCGAATACGTCAGCATGAAAGGAGTGTAAATGGCGCTCTTCCATTGACGGCCGAGAACGATCACACCCTGCTTTAGGGTCGATAACGGGGGAACGATGCTGGGTGCAAGGCGGGCCTCCAAAGTAGCCCATTCGTTCCTCAACATCAAAACGTAGCGATGGAGCACCAAATTGAGTTGACACGACGGGTCCTGCCACATGAACGGAATAACAAATTAGTTTAAGACTATAATACTTAATTCAAACAAGGTAACCTCTTGCAATGTCCGCGACATGAGTGATAAACAGCTGTATTTACTCTTGATCGGCAAATGGATCTGCTGGACGTCTAGAGCTTCGGCCATGAGCCCTGCCAGAACGCTAAGAGATCGCGTTTCGGCCGCACGAACTAGTTGCATCACAGTTATGGCCAATCGATCACCGGAATTCATCCAGGCGTTAATGGCAGGTGAAGCTGTCGATAATAAATTTCGATCTAAAAGGGCAAACTCAGATTTCTTTGCTGGAGATGTACGAGGCGGAGCggcaaaactcaaccaaacgGCTTGAATTTGAAGCGAACACGACGACAGGTCTTTTTCAGCCTGGGGCCGAATCAGCCCGGCATTTTGCTGATGATGGGCGTCAGGTGGTTCGGCCTGAAGTGGGTGTCCCTTTCTCCGAGCGCTGTTTGAACGAAATGTGACTAGAGTGGCTCGGCACGGACCCCGGAGGTTGGTCGTCGACGGTGGGGGTTTCGTTGGGTAAAGGTATCGTCTCCATTTCGACCGTGGTAACGACCGATCCTTTTAGGTCACTATTTTCGCTGGCATTGCCAGTTTCAGGGACATTTGACACTCGTTTGACGGCACGGAGGTTCAAACCTTGAAGGCCGCACTCGAACACGACACTGCCATAACGTTCTTCGTCTGAAACAATAGGGAATGATTGAGCCGAAAGCTCGTGGTCGTTGGCATAGCTAAAAAGGACTCTGGAACATCCTGTGGGTATCACCGTAGCCGTGACATTGTCAGGGGGAAGTCCAGGAGTTTGCGAAGGTGAGTCGTTGTTGAGGCGTCTCATTTGAAGGTGAATTTTACCCAGAGTGCCGCTGGCCATGATTTGCTCGTTTTCAGTCTGCGTCCATTCGACAAAGACAATTTCAGGAACTCCAAGAGATTTGCCGGGTCTGCTCTTGGGTTTCTGAACGCTCGCAAAGAAACTCTTATTACCTCCACTTTGTCTTTGCTCTACGGGACGACTGACGGCTTGCACCCATCGACATTCTCGCACATTTTGGGAGAAATGGAGTGAAAGAGCGTCAATACAAACGGCCGCCGAAGAGACACAGACGAGATCGCGAGGATTGTCTAGCATTGATAACGATATGAATTGTTCCACTATGCCAGCTTGCAGCAAACACAGATTTATACGTGGAATTTGAATGGAACCGCGCAGTTGGTAGACGGTTAAGTCACGGTACAAAGCGGGCCCGGTTTTCTGTTCCAGCAAAGCCATTCGTTGTTTTTTGAGCGGATTCTGAGACTCGACATGACTGATGGATCGACCATAGATGCGTGTCATCAACGTCATCGGGTGTAGATGTTCCAGAGTGGGCACCAGAGTTTCGACAAAACGCTGGGCGGATTCCAGGCTTAGAGGGCAACACATGACGTGAATGGGCCTACCAACTTTCACTAGTACAGTGGATGCATCGCACCTTTCGGTTTTGGTTCCGCTTGTACCTGATGGCCTTTCTTCTTCACTGGCGTCCCAGACCCATGGCTGGCCGCTCTTTTCAACTGGTTCTTTCGAATGCGGAGCGAAAAACCCGAAACCAGCTCCTTGATGACCAGGAGTGTTCAGTGGGCGATCGACCAAGCGGAAAGATGAAAATCCAGATTTTATCATGTGGAATCGGAGTTTTGATGTGTGTGATTGACGAATTTCCGTCGGAAACTTTGGTGCTGGTTGAGACCAATTAGGGCATTCCGCCTCTCCTAAATGGGAGATGTAGCTGGTCAAAAGAAGAGGCGAGTCGACCACGGGACGGGCGGATTGCAGATGAAGGTCAACTAACGAGAAATCATCCACGGATGATACAGCGGAATTAAAAGAGATGTTGGATGTTCTCGATGTCGGGCGACTACTCATACGGGAGCTGGAGGAAGGTGAAGTCCTCGTTGACGAAGAGGAGGACGAAGCTACGGAGCATCTGCCCTTATTTCGACTGCCATCGGCAACGATGAGGTTGGTGGCCTCATCTGGTAGACTAGCAGGGAACGAAACAAGTTCGTCCGATGGAGAACTGTCTGCCACAtcttcatcgtcttcttctgcCGAGTAATAAAGTTCGGACTGCGATTCAGTTCGGCTGGTTCTCGAGGAAATCGTGGAACGCTTACGGCTCACCAATGGATGTCGGTGTTCGACAGTCGCCTGATCGGCTAGGGCTGGCATAGAATTTTGTCCAGACATCCGTTTTCCAGAGAAAATTTTCCGTTTTGTTCCAGGGCTGGTCATCGGAAGAGATGGGGTAGAATTTGCCGTACCAAGTTCACGTTGCCGTGATCCATTTTGTTGAATCGACTGATTTTCCAATTCACGGAATGACATCCGGTTCCTTGATCGAGTCTTAAAATTGGTTAATTGATTCAATTCTTCGTCTCCTTCTTCAGTTTCTTCCAAGTTTACATTCGTGACGCGGTCTGAATGCGACGCTTTCTCAGGAAGAATTAACACCCCAGGCACATTTTTCATAGTGCTAGTATTGCTGACATCGGACTGAGGTCGTTCTTTCGATGCTGCAGCCGTTGGAGGTGAATTACCTCCTGTTCTGGCTGGTGGATcgaaatcaattaaaaaagcATCCGTTCTCAAGATACTTTGGCTAAAAGCGGGGTCGGTTCCACGACTGAGCAGTGGATTAGCCAGGGCAACGTAATGATCAGAGTTTCCTAATAAGTCGTCTTCgtggcaataaaaaaaaccgaaACCGTTAAAATTGCGTCCGAAGAATGCGCAACCACCTCGGCAACCGCATTTGCCTAAGTTGCTGTTTGGCTGACCGCCAGAATCGGCTTGGGCGGCTACGTCGTTAATATCAACGAGGTTATCCCAGAGGAACCACAAACGATGTGTACGGGTGTCGTGAAGTCGTAGAAAAGAGCTCTGAAGAGCGGGTAGATCGACACGGCAATGGTCTGCCGATGATCCAACATCTACATAAATGGGTCCAATTTCAACAAGACCAACTTCGAGCCATTCCTGGCAAGGGATTCCGGTTGCAATAGGAGCTGCCGATCCAAAATCAATCCGATGGCTGTCGATTGGACTGTGCGGCTTTTCCCGACCCATGTACAATTCTTCGACGCTAGAACGTGAATAGCCACTAGCTTGAGTTCGATTCCAGGTGCTATTGCTGCTGCTCATTTTGACAGCTCCTGACTTGTAACGATCCGTGGCGTTGAGCGCTGTAAAAGAGCTGTCGAGGTTGGGTCCGCGAGAGGTGCTCAAATATTGACGTAGGTGCACTTTAGGCATTAGGATGGACACACCTGCATGAGTCCGACGTGTATGCAAATTGCAAGTTGCCAATCGTAATGGATAGATCTATTTAAATtcgaaaaatttgaaaaactaattatctgaaaaaataaataataaggtACCATTTAACTTTTTgaatgtagaaaaaaaaaaaagaacgcaCCTGTAATGTAACGGCCGTGCCCGATTCTACTAGAGAAAAATCAATCAGGTCGATAGAAAGACGGGTCATGCGATACTTAATGTCTTCCGAGGATGGGCACAATGAACCCAAGGTGGTTGGCAGATTGATTGCGGACTGGTTAGGTGTTGTTGAGAATGGACAAAGCGGCTGGGCAGTTCCATGGTGGCACGATGTCTGGCTTTTGGGTGGACGTATCATCTGATTTTCTTCATCCAATGCCAAGCGAAGAAAGATTTCCAGTCCGGCAGTGACATGTTGCAATTGTGGCATAGTCATTCGACCCGTCAGCTGACCTAACGTGGCCTCTATTAACCAGGCATATTCGATTGTGTCTTCATCGATGGCTCGCCCCGTTGGACTGAACATTGCGTGACCACGCACTTGTAGCGCTGACAATACTAAAAAGCCCTGCTGAAGATGGCAGCTCTCTGCAGTCCGTAAAACGGTGTCTGTTGAATACAAAACTGCTGGTGATACGAGAAGCTGGAGTCTAGTCTCGAGAAATGTTTTGTTCATTTCAAAACTGAGTTTCTCCAGAAAAACAGTTGGACACGGAGGATCGTCTTTGCTACAATGCTGTTAGACGTAGCAACAAATACTAGATTGGATGCGCAACTGGAACTAGACTCACtatcgaaaaaataaaataccttcATTAGGTGGGCATTAATATCATGCATTGTGACCGAGACGTTCACATGAAGTGGTCGACCGATGCGTACGTCTATGACATTCTCTTCCATCGAGGCGCTTGTATCGGGAATAGGATCAGCGCTTCGGTTTAGCGATTCATTTTTACCCGTTCTCTCCATGTCAAGCATTGCAGCCGATGGATCCATATCAGCCATTCTTTGATCTTCACCAAAAATATTTTCCTATGAATAAAAGTGCGtggaaatttgaaaaaaatggtttcACTATTTCTAGAAATGAATTACCTTGAGATTAAGGAAAACTCGGAGAACAGTTCCATAGACGAATAACTCAGACGGACCCAACTCTATTTCGACATTGACCTGGTCTGCCGTTAAGGTCGTCGGATCGAATTCCAAAGCGGATGGTCGACCAGTTCTAAGCGGGACTTGAAGAGACGCTGTAGTGGGAACAGGAAAACGGACTGGGGTCAGCAGTAGTTCTTCCCTCTCTGGTGTAGGCACGTTGGCCTGTGGCGCTGGCCCCGGAGGAGTCATTGGATGGTAAGTGTACTGGATGCCGAGTGAAATCACTGGCACCGTCCAGCACTGGACCCAGCCCTCAGAACGTTTGACTAAATTACGCCAACGTTCCTTGCCAGCAGTCGATTGGCGTTTCATTTCGTATGGGCTGGAAAAATATGCATGATCGGGAAATTTCCAATACTTGCACGATAATCTACTAACCTCCGCAGATCTATTAGCTGTCCGTGCATGCGCTGCAAGCGCCAAAAGGACCGGTCGGCTGGTGGACATTTCAGGCAACTGCACATTCATATCAAGCGACTCACCCTGTAAAGGGTTAAACAGATTAAACCTCAATTTTCTCAACACCTCGAGAAGATCCTAAACTAAAATACGCACTTGAATTTGGAATTTCAGTTCCATTGTTGCTGGGAGAAAGTCGTTGAAAGGAAGGGCAAAGGCAAGCTCGAGAAAATCTCCGCTAAATGCCGCGTAAGCTGATGGACGGTAAGGATCATtagtttgaaaaataaaaggtttAATAATTACACGGTTACCATTTTCTTGACGCTGCGAAGAACAATCAACCCAATTGTACTGATTGGCGATTGTTACTAGCTCAAACTCTTTAAGGCAAAACTTAAGGAACCAAGTATAAGGGATGTGATGTAGTAAATCGGCTGGATTTCTTGATGACCAGTCGTTGATCAGATCTGAAAATAGAGAGTTGCGTAATTTCAAAGCTCCGGAAAATTGACGAATAACACAACAAACCAcaccttgaaaaaaataacgaTGCTCGTATATAAGGTGCAAAGTGGCTTTCGTTCCCGTTAATGATAAATTCCAACTTTGATGCGAATTCCAAGCCAACCGGATATTGCATTAAAACTGCAAATTTTAACGTTTCGGCTTCCATTAAGCTTCGATActaaataaggaaaataaaatggaaaacattttAAGCTTGTTACGAAAGGCTATGACTAAGTGATCAATACCTGCAAGCTTGTAGAAGCATCGACATGGAGGAGTTGGCCAGAAATTTTTGTCGCACAACCGTCAGATTTCACTGTCCATGGAATAGTTATTTCCAAGTAGGATCCAGCGCCAATCGTCATGTGAATGGCGTTTGTTTcctgttttgtttgaaaatgtgAACATTTTTGTTGGGGTTCTATTATTGAAttagttcttcttcttttctttacaaATAATCGGAAAACGGAAAGGTAAAACTCAACTTGCCTTGCATTTTGTGAACAACACATCCACAGTGGCTTCGCTTAGAGTGCTAAAACGGATGTCAAAAGATTGTACCGTTCTTTTTTCGCCTGGTCGCGGTGGAGACGTAATCTATGAAAACAATTAATAAGTATTGAAGCcccgaataaaaaaaaataaaattaaaaaaaaaaatgtaaagttTAGTACCTTCATAGGCTGATAATTTGGAGGATAGAAGAATTTAAATAACTGCTCTCTTTTCCTATCGGCCCAAGGGCCGTAACTAAAATCTGTTCCTTTGCCACAGCGGATGTCCAGTCCCCAGACAGGTGCATGACATTCGACCACATCGCCATTGGCCAACTCAACCATAAGAGGCACTTCCGGCACGACACCAGGCTCGTCCATGTAGTAGTAAAAGTCGATGGTATTGGAAGAAAGAACGACGAAGCCTTCTCCCATGAGCCTAGGCGGCTCATCATTTAAACCCGTATATTTTAAACTTGGCGCAAGAGTTACCTGGgacaaaattaaattgatTAGTTGGTGGTTGCTTTTACAGCACGAACAAATAAGTTTGTGGCTACTTTAAAATTTTCTGCTCGACATGTGACAACGTGAACGAAATGATCAAGCTTGGACATTGCAGGCTTAGTTGAGTAGACCATATAACCTTCCTCCATCGAAAGACACAGAGTCGTGGGTACCAGCCGATTTCCAAATACCGCACGGCCCTAGAGACGAGTAaggaagaatgaaaaaattttcggTGTGCATATTCATGGCCTTAAAATCTTACGCAACATATCTCCACTTTTATAACTGGAATTAAGTCTCTCCATGAACGACCGAGAACTCTCGCGCCCCAACTATTCGATTCATCATCGGTTAATTTGCTTGACGTCGATGCTTTATTGGTTGTTTTGTTAACTGAACTATTGCCCAGATTTCCACTACCCTCGTTTGGTATGATTAATGATTCCAAACCAAATAGCTCTTCAAGTTCGTTGTACAAGTTGGAACGATTATAGATGTGCAATTCAAGACCGTTAAGCATTAGCGACAAACGAGTATCTGAATGTGACAAGtctgaataaataaaattaatattaGTTCATAAAAATGGTTGATTGACTCAAAATACCTTCTGTTATATCTTTGGGCACATAGGATCTCCACCATCGAAACACCAACCATCCATCTTGAATTCTAATACTAAAATCCTCACTAGTGTAAACAATGTCACGAAACATGATTTTTCCTGCTAACACATCAAATGTGAGtgaacctaaaaaaaaataatggaaataTCAAGAAAACATCAGTATACTGCAGTTTTGAAGAGTACTTACCTATTCTTAAATACCCACTTCCAATTACAAATCTGTTTAACAACCGAGTGAGAATTTGGCCAATGACACGAGCACTGTAATGTGTAATATAGGTGAACCAAAACATAGCAATGAGGAGGGAGAATATCAGCCAGGCAAAATTGGCATCAATTTCAATGTCCTCCAGAGTAGTCTGAATGGTCTTGGTGAAATTCCATTGAGATGCCTGTCCAATTTCACTACCACCCAGACTAGTCCCATTATGATTGAGATCGGTCATTTTCGATTGCCCAACTTGATAAGAAAAGAACTTAACTATATCGATCGTACGACTTTCTAGGATTTCACTATTTATTTACATGATTACTTGATAATTAACAACGAAGGGTATTAAAAACCGAAAAGACCCTGAACATGAGCAGCGACATGTACCAAATAGAACAACCCGcctaaaaaatttgtaaactGAAGGACCCAACCACTGAAAgcagagaaaacaaaaaatcgctCTAAGTCTGCTCTAACCTATAAGTCCGAACTGCGAAACAATTTCGTGATTGTGATTGTGAATAAGAGCTTCTGCTGCGACCAACATTGCCATATCActgcagcaaaaaaaaacacagatttcttttcaatttttgccaAATGCCAAAGAGCCAAAGAGAAGAGGGAGAGCAGCAGGAGTTAAACAATTTGTAAAGGAGAGGCCGTATAAGAATGCAAATGCCGCGATGAAAATAACGACAGTCGCGACCGTCATTGTCATTGACCAACAAATTTATTGATATCACCTGGTGTTATCCACATAACCAAAAATAAAGCATAGTCACAGTTCAAGATAAATGAGGGATACTGCTAACGAGGGGTATAGCAAAAGCGATGTCAGGGAATTTTACTGCGATGTCAGGGAATTTTACTTATCTTCTATTCTAGAAAGGAACATTTTCTTCCAAATTCCAATGGTTTCATCGGCTGTTTCCATTCGAAGAACTGTGTCGATTAACTGAAACCGGGAATCAAAGTCAGCAGCATTGGAAAACGGGAAATACTGCAAGTGGTTTTTTAGCTTCGTAACAAACGGAAAGCCACTATCCAATGAAGTCCAGAGGGCAATGAAATTATTTGGGGAACTGCCCCAATCTTGGCTGGCAATAAAATTGCTGATTCCATCTAATTGTTCAAGCAATAGGAACCGGTCAAGCGATTCCAGGAGACTAAGCGCCGATCGGTCAGAATTCACTAAGCGTTCAATGCTTCGAATAATTGCGCATTGACAACCACAGCCATAAATAAGATGGAGGATCACCTACAAGagtagaataaaaaataaaatctgacAAACACAGCAATGTgtgaccgaaaaaaaaataccttaaGCACTGGAGCTTGGATGTCTACAAGGGGTACGACATTACTTTGAGATTCTTGGAATCCCCCACGGAACATTGCTTCGAAGAAACTTGCACCTTGTAAACGACTCTTGACACCACCAATCCTTTGATTGGGAATTATTTGGAAGAAAACGTCCTCTCTCAAATTGGCTACTTGACATGGCTCATGGCTAAATAGATCACTCAGGGCAGTGTGAGGACTGAGAAAGTCGTCCATTTTTAGAAATGAGCCAAGGGAGGACAACGACGCGGCAGCGTATGCTCTAGTATTAGGTGAGCGTAACTGCTTTCCAATGGTATCAAGTATTCGGAGATCATTGACATATCTTCGTAACAAACCCCTGGATTTAACGATCAGTGGTGCAGCCATGGCAACAACCGCAGAGGACGCTAAATCGTCGGAGCTCTTGagtaaaatgttttcaatttcACCTCGTCCAAACTGCGCTACAATGGAAGCCATTTGGTCCAGAACTTGTTCAGCCACTCTTCGGAGACTCGAATGTAGTGGGCAACAGTGAACTGTAGTTAGTCTGCGATTTAATCCTACATTTCAAAATAAAGGGCCTTAGCATACGAATATTCAATAAGTATCAGGCGGAAGGTACCGAGATATACTTCCAACGGGAATTGTGATCGTAGAAGTAGATCGACAAACAAGGATTGGCAACTGTAAAAACCGTAGAGTTATGGATGGAAAAGCATTTCAACTTTTATAACCTACCTGGCAAGTCGGAAGAGGAATTGACAGGCTCGAAATGTGGGCGTTGGGGTTTCTATCAAATAATCTATAACGGCTTTGACAGTATTCAGATCGGTAAGCTGTTTCGGTGTATCTTCTAGCCAGCTGAGTTTGAGCAGAAGATAGATGGCTACTTCCTGTTGGTGGAACTTGACGCGACTCGGCCGCAAATTCTGGCCAATTTTCGTAAAAGTCTTTGTCGTCGACTTGTCCTAGTTTGAGCCACAGCATTTTAAGGTCTTTGTCACAACAAAGTCTTCGACCTGAGAAATCACTTTGGCAAGTTTTTGCCCGCTTCTTGCACGGCAGTTTCGGACTAGTAGGAATGGCAAGGCCATCGCTTTCTGAATCAAGTTCGAAGCCAACATTAGTTGGAGAATAACAACCCGCTTGGTCCTCTTCTTCATCGTCTGAATGTTCAAAATCAGATGAAGAAGGCAGGGTAGGGCGGGAAAAGTGGACTCATTAACTCGGCTGGCGGTGAATCGATTGGATAGATTGAATTCTCTGAGGCAGGACTCGCCGGATAACCGGAGCTATAGGCTGGAGAGACATTCCCTGAAGAATAATCAGAGCCAGCGTCACCGTCTGACCCAGAATCCGACCAGGTGGAGAGAGAATGGGTCGGTGAAGAAGAGATGCTTTGAGATCTAGGACTCGAAAGTGGACTGACGGTTTCACTGTCAACCATATTTGGCCTATCAGGATTCCATCCAAAGATATTGAGTGCAGCCGGATTATCTTCACTAGATTCCCGGAGCCGAGAAAATTGATCATACTCCATTTCCACCGCCTGGTAGCTAGGGCTGTTGGTGCGATATTGCTTTCTTGATCGGCATCTAATCTTGCATTCAGAATGACCAACTGTCTGACGAGATTCCGTCGATTCTTCAAAGGATTCTTCCAAAAGCGAAGAACTTATCTCAGCCTCTGCCGATTGTGTACGATTCTGCTGAGGACGTTGAGGGGTATAAGCCAGCTTTACCGGATCGACACAGTTCAACATACCTGAGATAATACGTAGAAAGTTTAGTAGGACTCAAAGAGGCAACGACAGAAATAGTCACCACCTAGTCAATCGGGTGGTGAGAAGATCTACAACTCCTCCATCTACGAGTTCTGCCAGAGCACTCGTATCATATTTAAAAGCAAGTAAAGTACTGAAGATGTTGTTGTGCTGCGAACGAAACCGTTGTGAATGCAACGGTATCGATAATCCAGCTGTGCAAAACGGATCTGATTCCCGAATTAACCCGAGCAAAATGGGGATGCCCCCAACTTGAAAAAACAAGTTTGGGCTTTCGCGGCACAATAATAACAGACTGCTGAGATAGACTGTCGTTCCTGGATTAAATATCAAATAAGAACAACAAATTCATTCGTAAGGACGGTTAAGGATTTTGATATTCTTTACCACACTTCCCCaattccttttcttctttaacaaCCGGAATAAGGGCTTCGAACGCATCCTTTGATGCTAGCAATGGCCGCACATGTTTATCTTGAACCAGTTGGTATAAAAGCTGAGGCGCCTTGGTCGATATAACATCTGAGGGGCTGAGTCTCAGCTCTACGAGaatctaagaaaaaaaagtgcatATTTGATGGCAAAAACCATACGCAATAATTCAATCAGTGAAAACTACTTTGCTATAACTTTTCCTCCTCCTTCGCATCCAATCCAATAATGAGCAGAAGTTTCAGGGAAGCGCTTCATGTAGTTAAATATATGTGCAAAGGTAGCAAACAGCTTCTTTTGAATATTGACATTTTCAGTTTTCATTAGTAAATTTGAAAGCTTCGGGTAGATATGATTTTTTCCTAGAACAGCTACGTGTTCTTTAGAATCGGAAAGATTATGGATTGCACGAATAGCCATGCTTAAAATTTCTTCGTTGGTCGAACGATCGATTATGTTTCCTATCGTATGATGAACCGAGTACTCCAGCACACATTTTGCGGCAACTTTTTTATCGTGAGCAAGCGATCCGATGACTCGACAGCCTCTACTTAAAATAGCAGTATCGTCTTCAAACGATCGTAAAACCCGAACTAATACTGGCAGACCACCTTCTTTGcgaaactataaaaaaaaaagttattttatgaaatttGGAAGATGAAAATAACATTCAAATGGTGCAAATTTGATTC includes:
- the LOC116918691 gene encoding uncharacterized protein LOC116918691 — encoded protein: MDSLKSTDSIHQRIQYLFDKLSSSHSSVCYRALTELRTEFIPKPQLLQIFIQAEGVKHIVAQLQKSNRKIVDVSLSILGHCVLEQEPRTIFRKEGGLPVLVRVLRSFEDDTAILSRGCRVIGSLAHDKKVAAKCVLEYSVHHTIGNIIDRSTNEEILSMAIRAIHNLSDSKEHVAVLGKNHIYPKLSNLLMKTENVNIQKKLFATFAHIFNYMKRFPETSAHYWIGCEGGGKVIAKFS